One part of the Botrytis cinerea B05.10 chromosome 8, complete sequence genome encodes these proteins:
- the Bcldb19 gene encoding Bcldb19, which translates to MQHVTSFFRSHSHPFDLPTEGKKTSRRNSSSRPSLKSRTPSSSASSIADDKAAKMHDLALPHKRISIPGLHSPKTSSKSIPQYHGATLDCAIESPPLVLYGSTSSSTGALLSGQLKLHIHDEKFAIESFKMRLALEVTQKKPFHAHCHECTHQSKDLTTWNFLQGPATLRKGEHDFPFSFLLPGHLPASMKGSLSNIEYVLKATLVPKTGEPMKLSHILNIKRAIIPSDTPRNSIRIFPPTNLTANCQLPPVIYPIGEANISMRMDGVVNRNVDAKTQNHWKLKRLTWRLDETHRVISPACPKHASKVTKEGENKKGAAHQDARTLATEEIKSGWKSNYDTADGAIEIEFPISIRPDAKPICDMKAEDGTEVFHTLIVEMIVSEEFAPIKKPTQVTPTGGARVLRMHFNLTVTERSGLGISWDEEQPPLYENVPASPPTYVNTELYDGPPIPDYEHLPALDGANGSDHGAH; encoded by the exons ATGCAGCACGTTACGTCGTTCTTTCGATCTCATTCGCATCCATTTGATCTACCAActgaaggaaagaaaacttCCAGAAGGAATTCAAGCAGTAGACCATCTTTGAAAAGTCGcacaccatcttcatcagcCTCTTCGATAGCAGACGATAAAGCCGCAAAGATGCACGACCTTGCCCTCCCACACAAACGCATTTCGATCCCTGGTCTTCATTCGCCCAAAACTTCTTCGAAATCCATTCCTCAATATCATGGTGCCACACTTGACTGTGCCATTGAGTCACCCCCATTGGTTCTCTACGGCTCTACCAGTTCGAGCACCGGCGCATTACTCTCGGGTCAATTAAAGTTACACATTCACGATGAGAAGTTTGCAATTGAGTCTTTCAAGATGCGATTGGCATTGGAGGTTACACAAAAGAAACCATTCCATGCGCATTGCCATGAGTGCACCCACCAGTCAAAGGATTTAACTACGTGGAATTTCCTTCAAGGTCCCGCCACACTTCGCAAAG GCGAACATGACTTTCCATTCAGCTTTCTCCTTCCTGGACATCTACCTGCAAGCATGAAGGGTAGCTTGTCTAACATCGAATACGTTCTCAAAGCTACCCTGGTCCCAAAGACTGGCGAGCCAATGAAACTCTCCCACATCCTCAACATCAAGCGTGCTATTATCCCTTCCGACACACCACGAAACTCGATCCGAATCTTTCCACCAACAAATTTGACTGCCAACTGTCAACTTCCTCCCGTCATCTATCCAATTGGCGAAGCAAACATTTCCATGCGCATGGATGGTGTTGTAAATCGTAATGTGGATGCCAAGACACAGAACCATTGGAAGTTGAAGCGTTTGACATGGCGTTTGGATGAAACTCATAGAGTCATCTCACCAGCATGCCCCAAACATGCCTCAAAGGTGACCAAGGAAGGCGAGAACAAGAAGGGTGCTGCTCATCAAGATGCTCGTACTCTAGCTACTGAGGAGATCAAATCTGGATGGAAATCAAATTACGATACAGCGGATGGAGCCATTGAAATCGAATTCCCCATCTCGATTCGTCCTGATGCAAAACCAATTTGCGATATGAAAGCTGAGGATGGTACGGAAGTTTTCCATACTCTCATTGTCGAGATGATTGTTTCGGAAGAATTCGCACCTATCAAAAAACCAACACAAGTAACACCAACTGGAGGCGCAAGAGTTTTAAGAATGCACTTCAACCTCACAGTCACCGAGAGATCAGGTTTGGGCATCTCATGGGATGAGGAACAACCTCCTCTATATGAGAATGTACCCGCCAGTCCCCCAACTTATGTCAACACGGAATTATATGACGGACCCCCCATTCCTGATTATGAACACTTGCCAGCATTGGATGGAGCAAATGGAAGTGACCACGGAGCTCATTAA
- the Bcpho8 gene encoding Bcpho8, with product MAPNKNSPLFASGRPSSSNSEERAAAEDDALLGNRPKNSYEAKRPGFWREIGLFTWAVVATAAVIVLGVLLSQSQQAPQKTKQNGKRNLIFMVSDGMGPASLSLTRSFRQFEGDLPINDILQLDQHFIGSSRTRSSSSLVTDSAAGATAFSCGRKSYNGAISMLPDHTPCGTVLEAAKRAGYITGLVVTTDITDATPACFASHVDYRMQEDSIALQEVGEHPLGHRVVDLMLGGGRCHFLPNTSESSCRADSRDVTKLAQDKYGWTYIDTREDFDKLKLGKKVQLPLLGLFSDTDIPFELDRRNMNDVYPSLDEMARTALTALEAAAKDSDKGFFLMIEGSRIDHAGHGNDPAAQVHEVLAYDRAFQSVIDFLDKSDTEGALVATSDHETGGLAVARQLNPSYPQYLWYPEVLSNASHSSEYLSRVLRAHVASEEAVTKGRPVSRRFVKEDLVKKGLGIMDATEEEIDRILDNPALSAYAFADIISRRAQIGWSTHGHSAVDVNIYGYGADVLRGNHENIEVGKFLRDYLNVDVDAITAELNSKTNGQSLSAASTPDVPDFGRYEERLKKNLPQ from the exons ATGGCGCCGAATAAAAACAGTCCGCTGTTCGCGTCAGGAAGACCCTCTTCTTCTAATTCCGAAGAAAGAGCTGCGGCAGAGGACGATGCGCTTCTTGGTAATCGACCAAAGAATTCCTACGAAGCCAAGAGACCTGGATTCTGGCGAGAGATTGGGCTCTTCACCTGGGCTGTTGTTGCCACTGCTGCTGTCATCGTCCTAGGCGTTTTATTGTCGCAAAGCCAACAAGCTCCGCAGAAGACAAAGCAAAATGGGAAGCGCAATCTTATTTTCATGGTGAGCGATGGAATGGGCCCGGCATCTTTGAGTTTGACGAGAAGCTTCCGACAATTTGAAGGAGATCTACCGATCAATGATATTCTTCAACTGGATCAACATTTTATCGGTTCGTCGCGCACGAGATCAAGCAGCAGTCTTGTCACAGATAGTGCGGCGGGAGCTACTGCATTCAGTTGCGGAAGAAAAAGCTATAATGGCGCAATTTCTATGTTGCCTGATCACACCCCTTGTGGCACTGTACTTGAAGCTGCGAAAAGAGCCGGTTATATCACGGGCT TGGTTGTTACAACAGACATAACGGATGCGACCCCAGCTTGCTTTGCCTCACACGTTGATTACCGAATGCAGGAGGACTCGATAGCTTTACAGGAGGTTGGAGAACATCCTCTCGGACATCGagttgttgatttgatgttAGGCGGTGGACGGTGTCACTTTTTGCCCAATACATCAGAATCTAGTTGCAGAGCTGATAGTCGCGATGTCACAAAACTGGCGCAAGACAAATATGGGTGGACATACATTGATACCAGAGAGGATTTTGACAAATTGAAGCTTGGAAAGAAGGTTCAGCTGCCATTGTTGGGTCTCTTTTCTGATACAGACATTCCTTTCGAGCTTGATCGACGAAACATGAATGATGTCTATCCTTCCCTTGATGAAATGGCAAGAACAGCTTTGACCGCACTCGAAGCTGCAGCCAAAGATAGTGATAAGGGCTTCTTTCTCATGATTGAGGGTAGTCGAATCGATCATGCCGGTCATGGAAACGATCCA GCTGCCCAAGTCCACGAAGTACTTGCCTATGATCGAGCTTTCCAAAGTGTAATTGATTTCCTAGACAAGAGCGATACTGAAGGTGCTCTTGTTGCTACAAGTGACCACGAAACTGGAGGCTTAGCTGTTGCAAGAC AACTTAACCCTTCATACCCTCAATATTTATGGTACCCTGAGGTGTTGTCAAATGCTTCCCATTCATCAGAGTATCTTTCTAGGGTTCTAAGGGCTCATGTTGCTTCAGAAGAAGCAGTTACCAAAGGACGCCCCGTCAGCAGGCGATTCGTGAAAGAAGATCTCGTCAAAAAGGGTCTCGGGATCATGGACGCGACtgaggaagagattgatcGCATACTTGACAATCCGGCGCTTTCTGCTTATGCTTTTGCCGATATCATTAGCCGTAGAGCACAGATCGGCTGGTCAACCCACGGCCACTCTGCTGTTGATGTCAACATCTATGGCTATGGTGCTGATGTTCTTCGtggaaaccacgaaaataTCGAAGTCGGCAAATTTTTGAGAGATTATCTCAATGTTGACGTTGATGCAATCACAGCAGAACTAAACAGCAAGACTAATGGTCAAAGTCTCTCAGCAGCTTCAACCCCCGATGTTCCAGATTTTGGACGATACGAGGAAAGGCTCAAGAAGAACTTGCCACAATAG